One Paenibacillus crassostreae DNA segment encodes these proteins:
- a CDS encoding ABC transporter permease: protein MRKNYFLYLLLAPALILTLVFKYIPMYGAIIAFKDFNPIQGIWGSDWVGFKYFTKFLTSPNFGDIFLNTLKISFYGLILGFPVPIILAVMLNQIRKAGIKKNVQLALYAPNFISVVVVVGMIFIFMSPTGPINQMISSMTGKPLMFMSDPAYFRSIYILSGIWQAAGWSSIIYVAALANVDPELHNAASLDGANILQRIRHIDLPTIRPIMAIVFILAAGGIMSVGFEKAYLMQTSMNLPASEIIPTYVYKVGLQSGDYAYSAAVGLFNSVINVILMISVNFVVKKLNEGEGLY, encoded by the coding sequence ATACGAAAGAACTACTTTCTTTATCTGCTGTTAGCTCCAGCATTAATTCTTACACTAGTTTTTAAGTACATCCCAATGTACGGAGCGATCATTGCATTCAAAGATTTCAACCCTATTCAGGGGATATGGGGAAGTGATTGGGTCGGGTTTAAATACTTTACGAAGTTCTTAACCTCGCCCAATTTCGGAGATATCTTTCTTAATACGCTGAAGATAAGTTTTTATGGACTCATCTTGGGCTTCCCAGTTCCCATTATCCTGGCAGTCATGCTTAATCAAATACGTAAGGCAGGAATTAAAAAGAATGTTCAGCTGGCATTATATGCGCCGAATTTCATCTCAGTAGTTGTCGTTGTAGGTATGATATTTATCTTTATGTCTCCAACTGGTCCAATCAACCAGATGATTTCTTCGATGACTGGAAAGCCCTTAATGTTTATGTCGGATCCGGCGTACTTCAGGTCTATCTATATTCTATCTGGTATTTGGCAGGCGGCTGGTTGGTCATCAATTATCTATGTAGCTGCACTGGCGAATGTTGATCCAGAGTTGCATAATGCAGCAAGCCTAGACGGTGCAAATATATTACAAAGAATCCGTCATATTGATTTGCCGACGATAAGACCAATCATGGCTATCGTATTTATACTAGCCGCAGGTGGAATCATGTCGGTTGGATTTGAGAAAGCCTATCTTATGCAGACTTCAATGAATCTACCAGCATCTGAAATTATACCAACCTATGTATATAAAGTAGGATTGCAATCTGGTGACTACGCCTATTCCGCTGCTGTGGGTCTCTTTAATTCCGTAATCAACGTTATATTAATGATTTCAGTCAATTTTGTTGTTAAGAAACTTAACGAGGGAGAAGGCCTCTACTAA
- a CDS encoding carbohydrate ABC transporter permease, protein MYIKHSRIDRLFITVNTILLTLAVLIVVVPLVYVVIASFMDPTVLLSKGISFHVSDWSMEGYNLILSNPAMVRGFANAVFYSVSFALITSAVSIFAGYALSVSDLVGRNAFMTLFVITMFFSGGLIPTYMLVKNLGMLDTVWAIIIPGVVNVWNIILARTFFKGIPNELKEAANVDGASELLIFFKIVLPLSKPIVFVIALYAFVGQWNSYFDAMIYLDNAKLHPLQLVLRSILIQNQAPPGMISDQLAMNELKRLSEMIKYSSIVISSLPLIVMYPFFQKYFEKGVMVGSLK, encoded by the coding sequence ATGTATATAAAACATTCTCGAATTGACCGCCTTTTCATAACAGTAAATACGATTCTGCTTACTCTGGCTGTACTAATTGTAGTGGTTCCATTGGTTTATGTCGTCATTGCCTCGTTTATGGATCCAACTGTGTTGTTGAGTAAGGGAATTTCATTTCATGTTTCCGATTGGAGTATGGAAGGCTATAACCTGATATTATCCAATCCAGCTATGGTTCGTGGATTTGCCAATGCGGTGTTCTACTCTGTAAGTTTTGCATTGATTACCTCAGCCGTCTCCATTTTCGCAGGTTATGCCCTGTCTGTGAGTGACTTAGTTGGACGAAATGCCTTCATGACGCTTTTCGTGATTACCATGTTCTTTAGTGGAGGGCTCATTCCTACTTACATGCTGGTGAAAAACTTAGGTATGCTAGATACCGTATGGGCTATTATCATTCCTGGTGTGGTAAACGTATGGAACATTATTCTAGCAAGGACATTCTTCAAAGGAATCCCGAACGAATTAAAAGAAGCAGCTAACGTAGATGGTGCTTCCGAGTTACTGATATTTTTCAAGATTGTATTGCCACTTTCTAAACCAATTGTATTCGTCATTGCGTTATATGCATTTGTCGGTCAGTGGAATTCTTATTTCGATGCGATGATTTATCTGGATAACGCCAAGTTGCATCCGTTGCAACTGGTTCTAAGATCGATACTTATCCAGAATCAAGCTCCTCCGGGTATGATTAGTGACCAATTAGCAATGAATGAACTGAAACGTCTCTCTGAAATGATTAAATATTCATCCATTGTCATCTCAAGTCTTCCGTTGATTGTAATGTATCCATTCTTCCAAAAGTATTTCGAGAAAGGTGTTATGGTCGGATCATTGAAATAA
- a CDS encoding ABC transporter substrate-binding protein — MKNVRTVSVSVIAAMLILSGCGSNSGSSNEGNSTATDGKVTLKILTQSSPLASADPNDKLINKRLEEKTGIHIDWKNYTNDVFIEKRNLAVASGDLPDAIFDAAYSDYDLLKLAKNGVIVPVEDLIEQHMPNLKKVLEQAPQYKAMMTAPDGHIYSFPWIEELGSDKESIHSVDDLPWINVEWLKTLGLDMPKTTEELKQVLIAFKTKDPNGNGEADEIPMSFINKPGGEDLAFLFGSFGLGENWDHTVVTDDGKVIFTAAEDGYKDAVNYINELYKEDLIDIEAYTQDWNTYLSKGKDNRYGMYFTWDKANITGMNDTYDVMPALAGPDGHVNVTRTNGMGFDRGRMVITSKNTKLEDTAKWIDQLYDPLQSVQNNWGTYGDETQQNIFELDTSTNMLKHLPLEGAAPVELRQKTSIAGPLAILDGYYGTVTTKPDDAAWRLNLLKDVMVPDMKATNIFPKVFFSIDELDRLSTIETDLFAYVLRMRTEWYQNGKAESEWADYLKELDRLGLQEWLQIKQTGYDRNTQ; from the coding sequence ATGAAGAATGTAAGAACAGTGTCAGTATCCGTTATTGCGGCTATGTTAATCTTGTCTGGTTGTGGTAGTAACAGTGGTTCGTCAAATGAAGGTAATTCTACAGCTACAGACGGAAAAGTGACGCTTAAGATCTTAACACAAAGTTCACCACTCGCTTCAGCGGATCCAAATGATAAGCTCATTAATAAAAGATTAGAGGAAAAGACTGGAATTCACATTGATTGGAAGAACTATACAAACGACGTATTTATAGAAAAGAGAAATTTGGCGGTTGCCAGTGGTGATCTGCCGGATGCCATATTTGATGCTGCTTATTCTGACTATGATCTGTTGAAGTTAGCAAAGAATGGCGTCATCGTTCCTGTAGAAGATTTGATTGAGCAACATATGCCGAATTTGAAAAAGGTGCTGGAACAAGCTCCACAATATAAAGCTATGATGACCGCACCCGATGGACATATTTATTCCTTTCCTTGGATTGAAGAGCTAGGTTCAGATAAGGAAAGTATCCATTCTGTAGATGACCTCCCTTGGATCAATGTGGAGTGGCTGAAGACATTAGGGTTGGATATGCCCAAGACAACCGAAGAACTGAAGCAGGTCTTGATCGCCTTTAAAACGAAGGACCCGAATGGTAACGGAGAAGCGGATGAAATTCCGATGTCTTTTATTAATAAACCAGGTGGAGAAGATCTGGCATTCTTATTCGGCTCATTCGGCCTTGGAGAGAACTGGGATCACACTGTTGTGACCGATGACGGGAAAGTGATATTCACGGCAGCAGAGGATGGATATAAAGATGCTGTAAATTATATCAACGAACTATATAAGGAAGATTTGATCGATATTGAAGCCTATACGCAGGATTGGAACACCTATCTTTCCAAAGGTAAAGATAATCGGTACGGCATGTACTTTACATGGGATAAAGCCAATATTACAGGTATGAATGACACATATGATGTAATGCCGGCATTAGCAGGTCCAGACGGACATGTGAATGTGACAAGAACGAACGGAATGGGCTTTGATCGAGGACGTATGGTCATCACAAGCAAGAACACTAAATTAGAGGATACTGCCAAATGGATTGATCAATTATATGATCCACTGCAGTCCGTTCAGAATAACTGGGGTACTTACGGAGATGAAACGCAACAAAACATCTTTGAATTGGACACATCTACGAATATGCTGAAGCATTTACCATTAGAAGGCGCAGCACCAGTTGAACTAAGACAAAAGACAAGTATTGCCGGGCCGTTAGCTATTCTTGATGGATATTACGGTACAGTTACGACGAAGCCAGACGACGCCGCATGGAGATTGAACTTACTGAAAGACGTGATGGTTCCTGATATGAAGGCGACCAATATATTCCCTAAAGTATTCTTCTCCATCGATGAGCTAGATCGCCTTTCCACGATTGAAACGGATTTATTTGCCTATGTGCTTAGAATGCGTACAGAATGGTACCAGAATGGAAAGGCTGAATCGGAATGGGCGGATTACTTGAAAGAATTGGATCGTCTAGGATTACAAGAATGGTTACAAATCAAACAAACAGGATATGACAGAAACACACAATAA
- a CDS encoding glycoside hydrolase family 32 protein, with protein MTSIISQQKYRPAYHFSTEDKWMNDPNGMVFFEGEYHLFYQYDSLGTTMGGNMHWGHAISTDLVTWERYPIALNPDEHGVIFSGSAVVDWQDTSGLCGGKPGLVAIFTHHDQAPGTNHARQRQSLAYSTDRGRSWMKYEGNPVLESERFIDFRDPKVFWHQPTEKWVMILASGQTVSIYNSPNLIDWTFASEFGQGIGSHVGVWECPDLFPLQIDGDHSKVKWVMFVSIGSEPEFPEGSRTQYFTGEFDGETFVNDEASKTVRWLDYGRDNYAGVSWSDIPEEDGRRLYIGWMSNWKYANLTPTQGWRGAMTIARELSLESRDGEITLIQRPVRELEKFRIPVLSLKETTMKEAQSRLTELQLDSYEVVAEFEATTAFGFKLRTSTEQETIVGYIPESYELYVDRTRSGVVDIHKYFSSRHAVKVETTEGRLELRVYVDRSSIEVFASEGKAVMTDLIFPDPEAKGLELFATDVSLKLHSLEIYALPSLGR; from the coding sequence ATGACTAGCATTATTTCACAACAAAAATATCGTCCGGCTTATCATTTCTCGACAGAAGATAAATGGATGAATGATCCGAACGGTATGGTGTTTTTCGAGGGTGAATATCATTTGTTCTATCAATATGATAGTTTAGGAACGACAATGGGTGGGAATATGCACTGGGGACATGCAATCAGCACGGATCTAGTAACATGGGAGCGGTACCCGATTGCTTTAAATCCGGATGAGCACGGTGTGATTTTCTCGGGTAGCGCCGTTGTGGATTGGCAGGATACATCAGGTTTATGTGGGGGTAAACCTGGATTAGTAGCGATATTTACCCATCATGATCAGGCTCCTGGTACAAACCATGCAAGGCAACGACAAAGCCTTGCCTACAGTACAGATAGAGGAAGAAGCTGGATGAAATATGAGGGGAATCCGGTTCTTGAGAGTGAAAGATTCATAGACTTCCGAGATCCCAAGGTGTTCTGGCATCAACCGACAGAGAAGTGGGTGATGATTCTGGCTAGTGGTCAGACGGTTTCTATTTATAATTCCCCGAATCTGATAGATTGGACATTTGCAAGTGAATTTGGTCAAGGGATAGGCTCCCATGTTGGGGTCTGGGAATGTCCAGATTTGTTCCCACTACAGATTGATGGAGATCACTCTAAGGTGAAGTGGGTGATGTTTGTAAGCATCGGTAGTGAACCTGAATTTCCTGAAGGTTCTCGAACTCAGTACTTCACGGGGGAGTTCGATGGGGAGACATTCGTTAACGACGAGGCATCCAAGACCGTACGGTGGTTAGATTACGGCAGAGACAATTACGCAGGAGTCTCCTGGTCGGATATTCCAGAAGAAGATGGTCGTCGATTATATATTGGCTGGATGAGTAATTGGAAATATGCAAACCTCACGCCTACGCAAGGCTGGAGAGGTGCAATGACGATTGCTAGAGAGCTTTCGTTAGAGTCAAGAGACGGTGAAATAACCCTCATTCAACGACCTGTCCGGGAATTGGAGAAATTCCGGATTCCTGTCTTATCTTTGAAAGAAACAACAATGAAAGAAGCACAATCACGATTAACGGAACTGCAGCTGGATAGCTATGAGGTCGTTGCCGAGTTCGAAGCGACGACAGCGTTCGGCTTCAAGTTGCGAACTTCAACAGAGCAGGAGACCATTGTAGGTTATATCCCTGAGAGTTACGAATTGTATGTGGATCGTACACGATCCGGAGTAGTGGACATTCACAAGTATTTCTCTAGTAGGCATGCGGTGAAGGTAGAAACCACAGAGGGCAGATTAGAACTCCGCGTGTATGTGGACCGTTCATCGATTGAGGTCTTTGCCAGTGAAGGTAAAGCCGTAATGACAGATTTAATATTCCCTGATCCCGAGGCGAAGGGCTTAGAACTATTCGCTACCGATGTAAGTCTTAAGCTTCATTCACTTGAAATCTACGCTCTACCTTCACTCGGAAGGTAA
- a CDS encoding ROK family protein, translating to MRIGAIEAGGTKFVCGIGNEEGVIEDSVSFPTEHPEVTMARVIAYFQEKDVDAIGIGSFGPLDIGPTSPTYGYVTTTPKPGWANYNVLGELKQSFPVPYGWDTDVNAAAFGEAKWGAAKGLDSCVYYTVGTGVGVGIYSEGKLVHGLVHPEGGHVLTRRHPKDTYAGSCPYHGDCLEGMAAGPALEARWQVKGHELPANHPAWEIEAFYIAQAVTSTILMISPKKVILGGGVMQQSHLFPMIREEVRRNLNGYVSAEAILNLIETYIVPPELGNSAGLCGALALGIEALRDL from the coding sequence ATGCGTATTGGTGCAATTGAAGCGGGCGGTACCAAATTCGTCTGTGGGATCGGCAATGAAGAAGGGGTAATCGAGGATAGTGTGAGCTTCCCGACGGAGCATCCGGAAGTAACGATGGCCCGAGTGATTGCCTATTTCCAAGAGAAGGATGTGGATGCGATTGGCATTGGTTCCTTCGGGCCACTCGATATTGGCCCCACGAGCCCAACTTATGGATATGTGACAACTACCCCGAAGCCTGGATGGGCCAACTACAATGTTTTAGGCGAGTTGAAACAATCGTTCCCTGTACCCTACGGGTGGGATACGGATGTAAACGCTGCGGCATTTGGTGAAGCCAAGTGGGGGGCGGCAAAGGGCCTGGATAGTTGTGTCTACTACACAGTCGGTACTGGCGTAGGTGTGGGTATCTATTCGGAAGGGAAGCTTGTTCATGGACTGGTTCATCCAGAAGGAGGGCATGTATTGACTAGACGCCACCCTAAGGATACTTATGCTGGTTCTTGTCCGTATCATGGTGACTGTCTAGAAGGAATGGCAGCGGGACCTGCGCTTGAGGCGCGTTGGCAGGTGAAAGGTCATGAACTTCCTGCCAACCATCCGGCATGGGAAATCGAGGCATTCTATATTGCTCAAGCCGTAACCAGCACGATCCTAATGATTTCACCGAAAAAGGTAATTTTAGGTGGAGGCGTCATGCAACAGTCACATCTATTCCCGATGATTCGCGAAGAGGTTCGCCGCAATCTCAATGGCTATGTAAGCGCAGAAGCGATTCTGAACCTTATTGAAACCTACATTGTTCCGCCTGAATTAGGAAATAGCGCTGGCTTGTGTGGTGCGCTAGCGCTGGGGATTGAAGCGTTACGAGATCTTTAA
- a CDS encoding LacI family DNA-binding transcriptional regulator, whose product MSVTIKDIAERAGVSFSTVSKALRDSPLVQEITKQRILEIALELGYRPNIAARRLVSNKSWTIGVVWPSVERFAPSALITRINNELAKYDYTTLLSINQTEQAIETFLRLQCDAILVFYDREGEGVQTFTDQQSVPILYYGVNGLTPFTTIDATRSKAIELAVEHLVALGHERIAYVGNIKSKDPLQSEKVTSFIEQMSKYNLELTTESLLPMKSLDTYEGYITTKQLLTLPNRPSAIISGSYDLTKGILRATNELQIRVPEQLSVVSYDNIRQMDELEVPITAVGVDLTEIVNTTVQTLLLMIDQKVSLPSVYLEPTLVTRSSTSPFMG is encoded by the coding sequence GTGTCAGTGACGATAAAAGATATTGCCGAGCGTGCAGGTGTCAGCTTCTCTACAGTAAGTAAAGCACTTCGTGACAGTCCGTTGGTTCAGGAAATAACGAAACAGAGGATATTAGAAATCGCTCTTGAATTAGGGTATCGACCTAATATCGCTGCTCGCAGACTGGTATCAAATAAGAGTTGGACAATTGGTGTTGTGTGGCCTTCCGTAGAACGTTTTGCACCATCTGCATTAATCACTCGCATTAACAATGAATTGGCCAAGTATGATTATACAACGCTGTTATCTATTAATCAGACCGAACAAGCGATCGAGACTTTCTTGAGACTGCAATGTGATGCGATTCTAGTGTTCTATGATCGTGAAGGTGAAGGAGTGCAGACCTTTACTGATCAACAATCTGTTCCTATCCTTTATTATGGTGTTAATGGACTAACACCCTTTACTACGATTGATGCTACTCGAAGTAAAGCCATAGAGTTAGCAGTAGAACATCTAGTTGCACTTGGTCACGAGCGAATTGCTTATGTTGGTAATATAAAATCTAAAGATCCTTTGCAATCTGAGAAGGTTACATCATTCATTGAGCAAATGAGCAAATATAACCTAGAATTAACAACTGAATCTCTTTTGCCAATGAAAAGTCTGGATACCTACGAAGGTTATATCACTACTAAACAATTGCTAACCTTACCAAATCGACCATCCGCCATCATTAGTGGAAGTTATGATCTCACCAAAGGTATATTGCGTGCTACTAATGAGTTGCAAATTAGAGTTCCAGAACAATTGTCAGTTGTTAGTTATGATAATATCCGACAAATGGATGAACTTGAAGTTCCTATAACGGCCGTTGGGGTTGACCTTACAGAGATTGTTAATACGACAGTACAAACTTTACTTCTGATGATCGATCAAAAAGTATCATTACCCTCAGTATACCTAGAACCAACACTTGTCACTCGTTCATCTACTTCACCATTTATGGGTTAA
- a CDS encoding SDR family oxidoreductase: MNLFDLTGTTSIVIGGNGVLGGAMSEALAAQGSRVAIVGRNLDKANDVKQRIENAGGESQVFQADVTVEADLRSVLDQVIAWTGSIDTLVNCSGTNSSTPFFELGMDEWDNIMDVNLKSVVLSSQIFGKYMIEQGKGGSIVNISSVSSDPPLSKVFTYSASKAGVNSITKFLARELAPHQIRVNAIIPGFFPAEQNRKILSAERIESIMTHTPMNRFGDPEELQGAVVYLASKKASSFVTGTFIRVDGGFGAMTI, from the coding sequence ATGAATTTATTTGATCTCACAGGTACAACTTCAATAGTCATAGGTGGAAATGGAGTGCTTGGAGGTGCGATGTCCGAGGCGCTAGCAGCTCAAGGTTCACGAGTAGCTATCGTAGGTCGTAACCTCGATAAGGCGAATGATGTGAAGCAACGTATTGAGAATGCCGGTGGTGAGTCACAAGTTTTTCAAGCAGATGTGACTGTAGAAGCTGATCTTAGAAGCGTGTTGGATCAAGTGATTGCATGGACAGGAAGTATTGATACTTTAGTTAACTGTTCAGGAACAAATAGTTCTACTCCATTTTTTGAACTAGGTATGGATGAATGGGATAACATTATGGACGTCAATCTTAAGAGTGTTGTTCTATCCAGCCAAATATTCGGTAAATATATGATTGAACAAGGTAAAGGCGGATCAATTGTCAATATTTCTTCTGTATCCTCTGATCCCCCATTATCCAAAGTGTTCACCTATTCTGCATCTAAAGCAGGAGTTAACAGTATAACAAAATTTCTAGCTCGTGAGCTTGCTCCGCATCAAATTAGAGTCAATGCCATTATTCCAGGATTCTTCCCTGCTGAGCAGAATCGTAAGATTCTATCTGCTGAACGGATTGAATCTATTATGACTCATACACCTATGAATCGCTTTGGTGATCCTGAGGAACTTCAAGGAGCGGTCGTATATTTAGCGTCTAAGAAAGCCTCCTCATTCGTTACAGGAACTTTTATCCGCGTAGATGGTGGATTTGGAGCGATGACGATATGA
- a CDS encoding lactate racemase domain-containing protein translates to MSDLLSQMLKDIPLPRMVKIRQHFDDSKLEDPVAELKIKMDESGCIPTIAIGSKVAVAVGSRGIYKIAELTKCVIDELKQAGAVPFIVPCMGSHGGATDQGQSDVLAHLGIDEQSMGVPVRSSMEVVMIDKLPNGLPVYVDKISATEADAIVVINRVKPHTAFRGSIESGLLKMIAIGLGKQKGAEATHQLGFKYMAENVPAMAKRMIDKLPIVFGVALVENAYDQTCRIEVVPAAEIEQREPELLVEAKRRLPQILFPNSDVLVIDYIGKNISGDGMDPNVTGRYPTPYAHGGPDINKMVVLDLTEESQGNANGVGTADFTTQRLVDQADWVATYANGLTSTVCAPTKQATTLSNDRDAIKAAVKTCNILDFHECKLIRIRDTLHLGEIEISETLLEEARKNSRIEIISEPFVWEFDQEGYLSK, encoded by the coding sequence ATGAGTGATCTCTTAAGTCAAATGTTGAAAGATATTCCCTTACCTCGTATGGTAAAGATTCGACAACACTTCGATGATAGTAAACTTGAGGATCCTGTTGCAGAGTTGAAGATAAAGATGGATGAATCCGGATGTATTCCAACGATCGCCATAGGAAGTAAGGTAGCTGTCGCAGTTGGAAGTCGAGGAATATATAAAATAGCTGAATTAACAAAATGTGTTATTGATGAATTGAAACAAGCGGGAGCCGTACCATTTATCGTTCCCTGCATGGGAAGTCACGGTGGTGCGACAGATCAAGGACAAAGTGATGTGCTTGCACATCTTGGAATTGATGAACAGAGCATGGGCGTACCAGTACGCTCTTCCATGGAGGTTGTTATGATCGATAAACTTCCGAATGGATTGCCTGTGTATGTAGACAAAATCTCTGCTACGGAAGCGGATGCGATTGTCGTTATTAATCGAGTGAAGCCACATACGGCTTTTCGTGGATCCATTGAAAGTGGACTATTGAAGATGATTGCGATTGGTCTGGGTAAACAGAAGGGTGCTGAAGCAACTCATCAATTAGGATTTAAATATATGGCGGAGAATGTACCTGCTATGGCAAAGAGAATGATTGATAAGTTACCGATCGTATTCGGGGTGGCTCTTGTAGAGAATGCCTATGACCAGACTTGTAGAATAGAGGTTGTTCCAGCGGCTGAAATCGAGCAACGTGAACCAGAACTTCTTGTTGAGGCGAAAAGACGCTTACCGCAAATTTTATTCCCTAATTCAGATGTACTTGTGATTGATTATATTGGAAAAAATATCAGCGGGGATGGTATGGATCCCAATGTGACAGGACGTTACCCAACTCCATATGCACATGGTGGACCTGATATTAACAAGATGGTGGTATTAGATTTAACCGAAGAATCGCAAGGGAATGCGAATGGTGTAGGTACAGCTGATTTTACGACTCAAAGGCTGGTGGATCAAGCTGACTGGGTAGCTACTTACGCTAATGGCCTTACATCTACAGTATGTGCACCCACTAAACAGGCAACAACGCTTAGTAATGATCGCGACGCGATAAAAGCTGCTGTAAAAACCTGTAATATTCTAGACTTCCATGAATGTAAACTAATTAGAATTCGAGATACGCTACATCTTGGGGAGATTGAGATTTCGGAGACTCTTCTTGAAGAAGCGAGAAAGAATTCTCGAATAGAGATTATTAGTGAACCATTCGTTTGGGAGTTTGATCAGGAGGGTTATCTTAGCAAATGA
- a CDS encoding gluconokinase, which translates to MNNEQNVVIAVDIGTTSVKTLVIDVAGQVKGVHSIGYPLDVPQADMAEQDPEHIFQAVVDGIQAVILSTGVEKDDILCVSFSSAMHSLIVMDEHHRPLTPSIIWADQRSVDAAEELITSGIGQSIYQSTGTPIHPMSPLTKLIWLQKNRPEIYKQASKFIGIKEYIFYRLFNEYTIDYSIASATGMFNIHQLAWDAQALQVTGVELHQLSEPVPTTHIIKGMVPEYASMIGINEGTPFVIGASDGVLANLGIGVMDSSEVAVTIGTSSAVRAVVRKPTLDPEGRLFCYALAEDYWIIGGASNNGGVALRWTVEQLFSDGAAPLSHQQLEQYTSFLEIAKQAPAGSNGLLFLPLLTGERAPFWDAKARGVYFGLSISHHKAHMLRAAMEGIIFQIGSIVSLMEGLSVTPSLIRASGGVLRSEIICQMMADVLGIPVEIPEVIESSGLGAAKLGLYAMGMIDSLVDSSSSSKNSSQVRFEPNEQNHQIYQQLLPLYQQVYNQLKDSFKQIAKFQVSDSSNIKEMTT; encoded by the coding sequence ATGAATAATGAACAAAACGTTGTAATTGCTGTGGATATTGGAACTACAAGTGTAAAAACATTAGTAATTGATGTGGCTGGACAAGTAAAGGGCGTACATTCCATTGGTTACCCACTTGATGTTCCACAAGCAGATATGGCAGAACAGGATCCAGAGCATATTTTTCAAGCTGTAGTTGATGGGATCCAGGCTGTGATTCTATCAACAGGGGTGGAAAAGGATGATATCTTATGTGTGTCATTCAGTTCAGCTATGCATAGTCTCATCGTCATGGATGAACATCACCGGCCGTTGACGCCAAGTATCATTTGGGCAGATCAACGAAGTGTAGATGCAGCTGAAGAATTAATTACTAGTGGCATCGGACAGTCTATTTATCAGAGTACAGGAACACCGATCCATCCGATGTCACCACTAACGAAACTGATCTGGTTACAAAAGAACCGACCCGAGATTTATAAACAAGCTTCTAAATTTATTGGTATTAAAGAGTATATATTTTATCGATTATTTAACGAATATACAATTGACTACTCGATCGCAAGTGCGACAGGTATGTTCAATATTCATCAACTAGCGTGGGATGCTCAAGCGCTTCAAGTAACTGGAGTCGAATTACACCAATTATCTGAACCTGTTCCTACCACACATATAATAAAAGGAATGGTTCCCGAATATGCTTCAATGATAGGGATTAATGAGGGAACTCCGTTTGTTATAGGTGCCTCTGATGGTGTTCTTGCTAATCTTGGAATAGGCGTTATGGATTCAAGTGAAGTAGCTGTAACTATTGGTACCAGTAGTGCGGTTCGAGCCGTAGTTCGCAAACCAACACTTGATCCTGAAGGTCGATTGTTCTGTTATGCTTTGGCAGAAGATTATTGGATCATTGGTGGAGCTTCCAATAATGGTGGGGTGGCGTTGCGTTGGACAGTGGAGCAGTTGTTCTCGGATGGTGCAGCACCGTTAAGTCATCAACAATTGGAGCAATATACATCTTTTCTAGAAATCGCTAAACAGGCTCCAGCAGGCTCTAATGGGCTTCTCTTTCTCCCATTACTAACAGGTGAGAGAGCACCTTTCTGGGATGCAAAAGCAAGAGGTGTATACTTTGGATTATCAATAAGTCACCATAAGGCACATATGCTCAGAGCAGCTATGGAAGGGATCATTTTCCAGATTGGCTCGATTGTATCTTTAATGGAAGGTCTATCTGTGACACCTTCACTCATTAGAGCATCGGGTGGAGTTCTACGCTCGGAGATCATCTGTCAGATGATGGCTGATGTTCTAGGGATTCCAGTTGAAATTCCAGAAGTGATTGAGAGCTCGGGATTAGGTGCAGCGAAGTTAGGGCTCTATGCTATGGGAATGATTGATAGTCTAGTGGATTCATCTTCTTCATCTAAGAATTCATCTCAGGTTCGCTTTGAACCTAATGAACAGAATCATCAAATTTATCAACAATTATTACCGTTATATCAACAAGTCTATAATCAGTTAAAAGATAGTTTTAAGCAGATTGCCAAATTTCAAGTTTCAGATTCTTCAAATATTAAAGAAATGACTACTTAA